One genomic region from Ralstonia pseudosolanacearum encodes:
- a CDS encoding ISAs1 family transposase, with amino-acid sequence MSLFAHLSVVPDRRQNINKKHDLIDVIFLVFSAVLSGATGWKAIEVFGDAQLDWLRHHRAFGNGVPRRHCIANIVKGLDTDALMQALFGWINERRKLAGKGTIAIDGKTMRRAWQEDVQKALHVVSAYDVEHGVALYQQAAQSKGEEIKLARNIIDVVAAKGKIMTLDALHCQSETLQRIAEKKSDYIVGVKANQKTLHEWVQQAFCATYEVSGTATHEQVNRGHGREERRVVMQIPAHLPPELKTRWPSIRSLIEVSSERTEKGQTYFDSRWYVSSLEIDAQRVAQAIRDHWQIENGLHWVLDVAFKEDATAITDPEGAKHVALINRIALSVIRQHQQTKESVNSKRNRAAWSAPFRDQLIFG; translated from the coding sequence ATGAGTTTGTTCGCCCACCTGAGCGTAGTTCCCGACCGAAGGCAGAACATCAACAAGAAGCACGACCTGATCGACGTGATCTTCCTCGTCTTTAGCGCCGTGCTCAGCGGTGCCACGGGCTGGAAAGCGATCGAAGTGTTTGGCGACGCGCAGCTTGATTGGCTGCGACACCATCGGGCCTTTGGCAACGGCGTGCCTCGCCGGCACTGTATCGCCAACATCGTCAAGGGCTTGGATACGGACGCATTGATGCAAGCGCTCTTCGGCTGGATCAACGAAAGACGCAAACTCGCAGGCAAGGGCACCATCGCCATCGACGGCAAAACCATGCGCCGCGCATGGCAGGAGGACGTACAGAAAGCGCTGCATGTCGTCTCAGCCTACGATGTCGAACATGGCGTGGCCTTGTATCAGCAAGCGGCGCAGAGCAAGGGCGAGGAGATCAAGCTCGCGCGCAACATCATCGATGTCGTGGCCGCTAAGGGCAAGATCATGACGCTCGACGCGCTGCACTGCCAGAGCGAGACGCTGCAACGGATCGCCGAGAAGAAAAGCGACTACATCGTTGGTGTGAAAGCCAACCAGAAGACGTTGCACGAGTGGGTCCAACAGGCGTTCTGCGCGACCTATGAAGTCAGTGGCACGGCGACCCACGAGCAAGTCAATCGCGGCCATGGCCGGGAGGAGCGGCGCGTCGTGATGCAAATCCCCGCGCACTTGCCACCGGAGTTGAAAACACGCTGGCCCTCCATTCGCAGTCTGATCGAGGTGAGCAGCGAGCGCACTGAAAAAGGCCAGACCTACTTCGATTCACGGTGGTACGTCAGTTCGCTGGAGATCGACGCGCAGCGTGTGGCGCAAGCCATCCGCGATCACTGGCAGATCGAGAATGGCTTGCATTGGGTGCTCGATGTGGCCTTCAAGGAGGATGCCACCGCGATCACTGACCCGGAGGGCGCCAAGCATGTCGCCCTGATCAACCGCATCGCGCTCAGCGTGATCAGGCAGCATCAGCAGACCAAGGAGAGCGTCAACAGCAAGCGCAATCGCGCTGCTTGGAGTGCGCCGTTTCGCGATCAACTGATCTTCGGATGA
- a CDS encoding YciI family protein — MLYLILFTYRAPLDVLDRVLPAHRAHLQAHYASGHFLMSGPFFPREGGGILARGASREAIDAIVARDPFVVEQLVEARVIAWAPNRRLDEVPQAWLPEAAVSTCTDEDAAARPLS; from the coding sequence GTGCTGTACCTGATTCTTTTCACCTACCGTGCGCCGCTCGACGTGCTCGATCGCGTGCTGCCCGCGCATCGGGCGCACCTGCAGGCGCACTACGCGAGCGGGCATTTCCTGATGTCGGGCCCGTTCTTCCCGCGCGAAGGCGGCGGCATCCTGGCGCGAGGGGCATCGCGCGAGGCGATCGACGCCATCGTTGCGCGCGATCCGTTCGTCGTCGAGCAACTGGTGGAGGCGCGGGTGATCGCCTGGGCGCCGAACCGGCGGCTGGACGAGGTGCCCCAGGCGTGGCTGCCGGAGGCGGCGGTCAGTACCTGCACCGATGAGGATGCGGCGGCGCGGCCGCTATCATGA
- a CDS encoding ClcB-like voltage-gated chloride channel protein: MSDTPPPSSDLPPRPPWWVRAAARLPFRREHLVLAIAGVIGCAGALATIAFRECLRQLQWWLAGADQGLVATARALPWWARLLVPTAGGLLAGLTLQYGLKWIPRKGAEDYMEAIAVGDGVLSARQSLVRSASSLCSVASGASIGREGPMVQLAAMCGSLLGRVLRHAMPVSVEQMRLLVACGAAAGITSAYNAPIAGAVFVCEIVFGAITTATLGPLLVSAVTADIIVRQFFGYGAVYAMPHFDFVSGWEVLTYLGLGLAAGMAGPLLLGLIDRARGAFARTRLPQTLRLALGGLIVGALSIRVPEVWGNGYSVVNGFLHAPWLWQTVALVLVCKVVATAASAGSGAVGGVFTPTLFCGAALGLLYGTGMHALLPGAAPVPVSYAVVGMGALLAATTHAPLMSILMIFEMTLSYQVVLPLMLACITGYVTAHATGAPSVYARALARNRDDTLCLPPASSP, from the coding sequence ATGTCCGACACGCCACCGCCTTCGTCCGACCTGCCCCCGCGTCCGCCTTGGTGGGTACGCGCTGCTGCGCGGCTGCCGTTCCGGCGCGAGCACCTGGTGCTGGCGATTGCCGGGGTGATCGGCTGCGCCGGGGCCCTGGCGACGATCGCGTTCCGCGAATGCCTGCGGCAGCTGCAATGGTGGCTGGCCGGAGCCGACCAGGGCCTGGTCGCGACGGCGCGGGCGCTGCCATGGTGGGCGCGCCTGCTGGTGCCCACTGCCGGCGGGCTGCTCGCCGGGCTGACGCTGCAATACGGGCTGAAGTGGATTCCGCGCAAGGGCGCGGAAGACTACATGGAGGCGATTGCCGTCGGTGACGGCGTGCTGAGCGCGCGGCAGAGCTTGGTTCGCAGTGCGTCGTCGCTGTGTTCGGTGGCGAGCGGCGCGTCGATCGGCCGCGAAGGCCCGATGGTGCAGCTCGCGGCGATGTGCGGTTCGCTGCTGGGCCGGGTGCTGCGGCACGCCATGCCGGTGTCGGTCGAGCAGATGCGCCTGCTGGTTGCGTGCGGCGCGGCAGCCGGCATCACCTCGGCCTACAACGCGCCCATCGCCGGCGCCGTCTTCGTCTGCGAGATCGTGTTCGGCGCCATCACCACGGCCACGCTCGGGCCGCTGCTGGTGTCCGCCGTCACCGCCGACATCATCGTGCGTCAGTTCTTCGGCTACGGCGCGGTCTATGCGATGCCGCATTTCGATTTCGTCTCCGGCTGGGAGGTGCTGACGTATCTCGGCCTGGGCCTGGCCGCCGGGATGGCGGGACCGCTGCTGCTCGGCCTGATCGACCGCGCGCGCGGCGCGTTTGCGCGTACCCGCCTGCCGCAGACGCTGCGGCTGGCCCTGGGCGGGCTGATCGTCGGTGCGCTGTCGATCCGCGTGCCGGAGGTCTGGGGCAATGGCTACAGCGTGGTCAACGGCTTCCTGCATGCGCCCTGGCTGTGGCAGACGGTGGCGCTGGTGCTGGTCTGCAAGGTTGTCGCGACCGCCGCCAGCGCCGGCTCGGGTGCGGTGGGCGGCGTGTTCACGCCCACGCTGTTCTGCGGCGCGGCGCTGGGCCTGCTGTATGGCACAGGCATGCATGCGCTGCTGCCCGGTGCAGCGCCGGTGCCGGTCAGCTACGCGGTGGTCGGCATGGGGGCGCTGCTGGCGGCCACGACGCATGCGCCGCTGATGTCGATCCTGATGATCTTCGAGATGACGCTGAGCTACCAGGTGGTGCTGCCGCTGATGCTAGCGTGCATCACCGGCTATGTGACGGCCCATGCGACGGGCGCGCCGTCGGTCTATGCGCGGGCGCTGGCGCGCAATCGCGACGACACCTTGTGTTTGCCGCCGGCTTCATCGCCGTAG
- a CDS encoding spherulation-specific family 4 protein: MALARTVLVAAALGGASLANAESLLVPAYIYPSGSGADAWTTLATTAQTVATTVILNPSSGPGSAQDANYVAAIAQIHAAGGKVIGYVSSAYTTRALSAVVQDISTYLSLYSVDGFFIDEMTADSDTTHIQYYQSIYNYIKGLSSAYAVTGNPGTNIPELYASLPVADQFVVFENSAAQYASYAPQAWQASYPVSRFAHIVYGAASAGRMLSIVQGASALGAGSVYVTPKSLPAPYAVLPRYWNQEAAAAAAAN; the protein is encoded by the coding sequence ATGGCGCTGGCGCGTACTGTTCTTGTCGCGGCTGCGCTTGGCGGCGCCTCGCTCGCCAACGCGGAATCGCTTCTCGTACCTGCGTACATCTATCCGTCCGGCTCCGGCGCGGACGCGTGGACTACGCTCGCCACGACTGCGCAGACGGTGGCCACGACCGTCATCCTCAATCCCAGCAGCGGCCCCGGCAGCGCGCAGGATGCCAACTACGTCGCGGCGATCGCGCAGATCCATGCGGCGGGCGGCAAGGTGATCGGCTATGTATCGAGTGCCTATACGACCCGGGCGCTGTCGGCGGTGGTCCAGGACATCAGCACGTATCTGTCGTTGTACAGCGTCGACGGCTTCTTCATCGACGAGATGACCGCCGACAGTGATACGACGCATATCCAGTACTACCAGTCGATCTACAACTACATCAAGGGGCTGTCGAGCGCGTACGCGGTGACGGGCAACCCGGGCACCAACATCCCTGAGCTGTATGCGAGCCTGCCTGTGGCGGACCAGTTCGTCGTGTTCGAGAACAGCGCCGCGCAGTACGCCAGCTATGCGCCGCAAGCATGGCAGGCGAGCTATCCGGTGAGCCGGTTCGCCCATATCGTGTATGGCGCGGCCTCCGCGGGGCGGATGCTGTCGATCGTCCAGGGCGCATCGGCCCTGGGGGCTGGGAGCGTGTACGTGACGCCCAAGAGCCTGCCGGCCCCGTACGCGGTGTTGCCCAGATACTGGAACCAGGAAGCCGCGGCGGCCGCTGCTGCAAATTGA